The Rhinolophus ferrumequinum isolate MPI-CBG mRhiFer1 chromosome 4, mRhiFer1_v1.p, whole genome shotgun sequence genome has a window encoding:
- the LOC117021509 gene encoding cytochrome c oxidase subunit NDUFA4-like → MLRQIIGQAKKHPSLIPLFVFIGAGGTGAALYVMRLALFNPDVCWDKKNNPEPWNKMGPNKQYKFYSVNVDYSKLKKEGPDF, encoded by the coding sequence ATGCTGCGCCAAATCATTGGTCAGGCTAAGAAGCATCCAAGCTTGATCCCCCTCTTTGTATTTATTGGAGCTGGAGGTACTGGAGCAGCGCTGTATGTCATGCGCCTGGCATTGTTCAATCCAGATGTCTGTTGGGATAAAAAGAATAACCCAGAACCCTGGAACAAAATGGGTCCCAATAAGCAATACAAGTTCTACTCAGTGAATGTAGATTACAGCAAACTGAAGAAAGAAGGACCAGACttctaa